The Pigmentiphaga aceris DNA segment GGTGGCGAAGACACCGCACGCATACAGGTGCTGGGCATCGAACCACTGAGCCTGCCGCACGGCACATCTGTTGCCGGTCAGCCAGGCAGTTCGCTGGATCTGGGGCCGTTCATGGGCGAACCCGGCCAGTCGTGGATTGCGCCAGATACCCTGCAACGCCTGGGTTTCAACGCGGGTGAACAACCCGTCACCACCGAGGGCAAGCGCTTGCCGCCCTTGCAGGTTCATCCCCAGTTGGCCCCGGGTGTGGTCATCATGGATATCGGGCACGCACAGACGCTGCTGCAAGCGCCAGGGCAGTTGTCGCGGCTGTTGCTCGGCACCGATTCCCTGACCAAGCAAGCCGAGCTGCCAAGCGATTTGGCCAGTCCGCTGGAAATACGCCAGTCTTCTGATAGCGGCGACCTGCAACGCCTGACCGACAGCTTCCACCTGAACCTGCGCGCCTTGGGCATGCTGGCCTTTATCGTCGGGCTGTTTATCGTCAACGCGGCCATCGGGCTGGCGCTTGAACAGCGCCGTGGCCTGTTGCGTACTTTGCGGGCGTGCGGCATCAGTCTGCGTAGTCTGATCACGGCGCTGGCCATCGAGTTGGGCCTGTTTGCTGTACTCAGTGGTTTGGCAGGCGTGGCCAGCGGTTACCTGTTGGCCAGTGTGCTGCTGGGCAATGTCGCCGCCAGCCTGCGCGGCTTATACGGTGCCGAAGTGGCAGGGCAGCTCAGCTTGTCGCCACAGTGGTGGTTGGCAGGCATTGCCATCAGTCTGTTGGGTGCCTTGCTGGCCGGTGGCAGCAGCCTGGTGCGTGCGGCGCGCCTGCCGATTCTGGCGCTGGCACAGGCCCAGGCGTGGCGGCTGGCGCAAAGCGTGTGGTTGAAGCGGCAAGCCATGGTGTCGGTGCTGCTGGCCGTATTTGCAGCGCTGTGCTGGCGCGTTGGCGACAGCCTGCTCAGCGCATTGTTGATGCTGGGTGCCATCTTGTTGGCCGGGGCCTTGGCGCTGCCCGCGTTGCTGGACGGCGCGCTGGCGGTGTTGTCCCGCTACTGCCGCAGTCCGCTGTCCGAGTGGTTCGTGGCGGACAGTCGTCAGCAGTTGCCTGCCGTATCACTCGCCTTGATGGCCTTGTTGCTGGCCTTGGCCGCAAGCGTTGGCGTGGGCAGCATGACGGAAGGTTTTCGCAAGACCTTCATTGGTTGGCTGGACCAGCGTTTGTCTGCCGATCTTTATCTGACGCCGCGTGACACCGCGCAGTCGCTGGAGATCAGTAC contains these protein-coding regions:
- a CDS encoding ABC transporter permease translates to MMATLRITLAALLSHWRRHPLQFFSILTGLWLATALWTGVEALNSQARADYARASAVLSGPSQAQIVPSKGERFDQAAYVQLRQRGWQVSPVLEGRVRFAGGEDTARIQVLGIEPLSLPHGTSVAGQPGSSLDLGPFMGEPGQSWIAPDTLQRLGFNAGEQPVTTEGKRLPPLQVHPQLAPGVVIMDIGHAQTLLQAPGQLSRLLLGTDSLTKQAELPSDLASPLEIRQSSDSGDLQRLTDSFHLNLRALGMLAFIVGLFIVNAAIGLALEQRRGLLRTLRACGISLRSLITALAIELGLFAVLSGLAGVASGYLLASVLLGNVAASLRGLYGAEVAGQLSLSPQWWLAGIAISLLGALLAGGSSLVRAARLPILALAQAQAWRLAQSVWLKRQAMVSVLLAVFAALCWRVGDSLLSALLMLGAILLAGALALPALLDGALAVLSRYCRSPLSEWFVADSRQQLPAVSLALMALLLALAASVGVGSMTEGFRKTFIGWLDQRLSADLYLTPRDTAQSLEISTWLKTQPGVTLVLPRWHIDQRLQGWPVQVEGVVDDPSYRRQWPLLSQTTGAWSQLAAGQGTMLSEQFARRLKLDLGDTVKVPAVDGEKTLTVVGLYADYGNPRGHMLLNADWLRRYWPDATLANLGVHVMPDQMNPLRAQLEQRFGLDSTRLIDQTSLKRWSTEVFERTFAATGALNALTLAVAGIALFISLLTLGHSRLAQLAPLWALGVNRGRLGWLSLGQTLMLAGLTVLLAMPLGLLLAWCMVAVLNVQAFGWRLPLQIFPDQLLRLGLLGLFTSLLAAAGPLWQVARRQPADLLRQFADER